A DNA window from Gigantopelta aegis isolate Gae_Host chromosome 4, Gae_host_genome, whole genome shotgun sequence contains the following coding sequences:
- the LOC121371452 gene encoding homeobox protein SIX6-like, which produces MFGLGLGLFGETPIPAMFPLPTLHFTPNQVAKVCETLEESGDVERLGRFLWSLPVNPSTCDALNRHQSVLRARALVAFHSGNFRDLYHILETQKFSRESHPKLQAIWMEARYQEAEKIRGRPLGPVDKYRVRKKYPLPRTIWNGEQKSHCFKERTRNHLREWYLQDPYPNPSKKRELAEATGLTPTQVGNWFKNRRQRDRAAAAKNRLHRKNPDDQKRGSESLHSPDESTSKDHYMTHDSAAINTDSFSESDDDDDMFDARSNTSSTSPRATEPRNDVPEHPADSSGTLDLSNKYRPYET; this is translated from the exons ATGTTTGGTTTAGGATTAGGACTATTTGGAGAGACGCCGATCCCGGCAATGTTTCCGCTACCAACGCTTCATTTTACGCCAAATCAAGTTGCAAAGGTCTGCGAGACTTTGGAGGAAAGTGGCGACGTTGAGAGACTCGGTCGTTTCTTGTGGTCACTGCCGGTCAACCCTTCGACCTGCGACGCACTGAACAGACACCAATCGGTACTGAGGGCACGAGCCCTTGTTGCCTTCCACTCGGGCAACTTTAGGGACCTGTATCACATCCTGGAGACTCAAAAGTTCTCCAGAGAATCTCACCCGAAACTCCAGGCGATATGGATGGAGGCGCGCTACCAAGAAGCGGAGAAAATCAGGGGCAGACCCCTGGGTCCGGTCGACAAGTACAGGGTGAGGAAGAAGTATCCGCTGCCGAGAACAATCTGGAACGGAGAACAAAAATCGCACTGTTTCAAGGAGAGAACGAGGAACCATCTCCGGGAATGGTATCTCCAAGACCCGTACCCGAATCCCAGTAAGAAACGCGAACTTGCCGAGGCCACCGGTCTAACGCCGACACAAGTTGGGAACTGGTTCAAGAACCGCCGGCAGAGAGACAGAGCCGCTGCCGCAAAAAATAG GTTACATCGAAAGAATCCAGACGACCAGAAGCGTGGATCCGAATCCCTGCACAGCCCAGACGAGAGCACGTCTAAAGACCACTACATGACCCACGACTCCGCCGCCATCAACACCGACTCCTTCTCAGAGTCAGACGATGACGACGACATGTTTGATGCGCGCAGTAATACCAGTTCGACGTCACCGAGAGCCACGGAGCCGCGTAACGACGTCCCCGAACACCCAGCGGATAGTTCGGGAACGCTAGACTTGTCAAACAAATATAGGCCGTACGAAACATGA